The following proteins come from a genomic window of Falco rusticolus isolate bFalRus1 chromosome 9, bFalRus1.pri, whole genome shotgun sequence:
- the LOC119153906 gene encoding ectonucleoside triphosphate diphosphohydrolase 2-like yields MSWRELLPPWLVIVAGLTGIVLLCISTKDVPVAPLRTKYGIVLDAGPSRTILFLYQWTTTKANKTGVIRECSSCPVQGLGVSSYSDSPQKVGKSLEPCLNWAQKEIPAEQHSQTPLYLGATASMRQLNLTNPILSDGLLAALTVALKSSPFDFKGAQILSSPAEEAFSWVAVNYVLENFFKYDWRGQLVPSTKGMAGVLSVGGTSTQFTSKVEEENQAPKEGVRLQLYGQTHNVYTHHCPCHSTDQLRSRLLSMLIQDQRSAKIVSNPCWPLTYSREVQWRSVHTVPCAASDHTSDIPAPEEVFNITGSSNPTACMRLVQSLLNSSSSCSFFKSSLSSVFKPLRTRFLVISEAMDFMRETVPSPDLGQAVNRLCGMSVKELVKDSHTNLDRVANYCIVSAFILHLSTKGYTFDFDRPAWTAFQKKMGDASSSWTLGYLLSLTNTIPQDSPSFLKGIEPGVWSLLLILFVVLLTGSFMRISYRVMVKENSFSNRNSSVFDDN; encoded by the exons ATGTCTTGGCGGGAGCTCCTTCCTCCCTGGCTAGTGATCGTAGCGGGACTGACGGGCATCGTTCTGCTTTGCATCTCCACTAAAGATGTGCCTGTCGCCCCTCTCAGGACCAAG TATGGCATTGTTCTGGATGCTGGCCCATCCCGCACCATCCTGTTCCTCTACCAGTGGACCACTACCAAGGCAAACAAGACTGGGGTGATCAGAGAATGTAGTTCCTGTCCTGTGCAAG GTCTGGGAGTCTCCAGCTACTCAGATTCTCCTCAGAAAGTAGGGAAGAGCTTGGAGCCATGTTTGAACTGGGCCCAGAAAGAGATCCcggcagagcagcacagccaaaCCCCCCTCTACTTGGGAGCAACTGCCAGCATGAGGCAGCTGAA cCTCACCAACCCCATCCTCTCCGATGGTCTCCTTGCAGCCCTGACTGTGGCCCTGAAGTCATCCCCCTTTGACTTTAAGGGGGCACAGATCCTATCCAGTCCAGCTGAGGAAGCATTCAGTTGGGTTGCTGTTAACTATGTCCTGGAGAACTTCTTCAAG TATGACTGGCGTGGACAGTTGGTCCCCTCCACGAAGGGGATGGCAGGAGTCCTGTCCGTGGGAGGAACCTCAACACAGTTCACTTCCAAAGTGGAAGAGGAGAACCAGGCACCAAAAGAGGGAGTGAGGCTGCAGCTGTATGGGCAGACACACAACGTGTACACTCACCACTGCCCCTGCCACAGCACGGACCAGCTCCGCAGCAGGCTGCTCTCTATGCTTATTCAA GATCAGAGAAGTGCTAAAATTGTGTCTAATCCTTGCTGGCCCCTCACCTACTCCCGGGAAGTGCAGTGGCGATCAGTGCATACTGTGCCTTGTGCTGCCAGCGATCACACGTCAGACATTCCTGCCCCTGAAGAAGTCTTCAACATCACCGGCTCCAGCAATCCCACCGCCTGCATGAGACTTGTGCAAAGCCTGCTCAactcctcctcttcctgcagcttCTTCAAAAGTTCCCTCAGCAGCGTTTTCAAGCCCCTCCGGACCAGGTTTCTG GTGATTTCTGAGGCCATGGACTTCATGAGAGAAACTGTCCCCTCTCCCGACTTGGGTCAGGCAGTCAACAGGCTCTGTGGGATGTCTGTCAAAGAG CTGGTCAAGGACTCCCACACAAACCTGGATAGAGTTGCCAATTACTGCATTGTGTCTGCCTTTATCCTTCACCTCAGTACCAAGGGATACACCTTCGACTTTGACAGGCCTGCTTGGACTGCGTTCCAGAAGAAG ATGGGTGATGCATCATCTAGCTGGACTCTTGGGTACCTGCTGAGTCTGACCAACACCATCCCCCAGGACAGCCCAAGCTTCCTCAAAGGGATTGAACCAGGGGTCTGGTCTTTGCTCCTTATCCTCTTTGTTGTGCTGCTCACTGGCTCTTTCATGCGCATCTCATACCGGGTGATGGTCAAGGAGAACAGCTTCAGTAACAGGAACAGCAGTGTTTTTGATGACAACTGA